The Manihot esculenta cultivar AM560-2 chromosome 1, M.esculenta_v8, whole genome shotgun sequence genome has a window encoding:
- the LOC110624936 gene encoding ureide permease 1 isoform X2 encodes MQENWVSVMFAMAGGVVLSIGNLCTQYALAFAGLSVTEVITASMTVVVGTTLNYLLDDKINKAETLFSGVGCFLIAVCLASAVHSSNAADNIAKLSSLSRIEDLESRNDTEEKMKFGTADFLAELEKKRAIKVFGKNTFVGLYIALFAGVCFSLFSPAFNLATNDQWHTLNKGAAKLVVYTAFFWFSLSCFVLAIILNITFLYCPVLNLPRSSVKSYLKDWNGRGWSFLAGLLCGLGNGLQFMAGEAAGYAAADAVQALPLVSTFWGVVLFGEYQRSSRRTYVLLASMLLMFAVAVVILMASAGHRKMDIVTCPETLQKTDS; translated from the exons ATGCAGGAAAATTGGGTTTCAGTCATGTTTGCCATGGCTGGTGGTGTGGTGCTTAGCATTGGAAATTTATGCACACAGTATGCTTTAGCTTTTGCTGGTTTATCTGTGACTGAAGTGATTACTGCTAGTATGACTGTTGTCGTAG GGACAACCTTGAATTACTTGTTAGATGACAAAATTAACAAGGCTGAGACTCTGTTCTCTGGTGTTGGTTGCTTCTTGATTGCAGTGTGTCTTGCTTCAGCTGTTCACTCATCCAATGCAGCTGATAATATCGCCAAGCTCAGCAGTTTGTCAA GAATAGAGGATCTGGAAAGTAGAAATGATACTGAAGAGAAGATGAAATTTGGAACGGCAGATTTTCTTGCAGAGCTTGAGAAAAAAAGAGCTATTAAG GTTTTTGGGAAGAACACTTTTGTTGGACTATATATAGCCTTGTTTGCTGGTGTTTGCTTCTCATTATTCTCACCAGCTTTTAACTTGGCAACAAATGATCAATGGCACACCTTGAATAAAGGGGCTGCTAAGTTGGTTGTCTACACTGCGTTTTTCTGGTTCTCACTTTCTTGTTTCGTACTTGCGATCATTCTCAACATTACCTTCCTTTATTGCCCAGTGTTGAATTTACCCAGATCATCAGTTAAGTCTTATCTGAAAGACTGGAATGGCAGAGGCTGGTCCTTTTTGGCTGGTCTCCTTTGTGGGCTTGGCAATGGTCTCCAATTCATGGCTGGTGAAGCTGCAGGTTATGCAGCAGCAGATGCAGTTCAG GCATTACCACTTGTTTCGACTTTTTGGGGCGTAGTTTTGTTTGGAGAGTACCAGAGATCATCAAGAAGAACATATGTATTACTGGCTAGCATGCTGTTAATGTTTGCTGTAGCTGTTGTGATCCTAATGGCATCAGCAGGGCATCGAAAAATGGACATAGTAACGTGTCCGGAAACTTTACAGAAAACAGATTCTTAA
- the LOC110624936 gene encoding ureide permease 1 isoform X3: MFAMAGGVVLSIGNLCTQYALAFAGLSVTEVITASMTVVVGTTLNYLLDDKINKAETLFSGVGCFLIAVCLASAVHSSNAADNIAKLSSLSRIEDLESRNDTEEKMKFGTADFLAELEKKRAIKVFGKNTFVGLYIALFAGVCFSLFSPAFNLATNDQWHTLNKGAAKLVVYTAFFWFSLSCFVLAIILNITFLYCPVLNLPRSSVKSYLKDWNGRGWSFLAGLLCGLGNGLQFMAGEAAGYAAADAVQALPLVSTFWGVVLFGEYQRSSRRTYVLLASMLLMFAVAVVILMASAGHRKMDIVTCPETLQKTDS; encoded by the exons ATGTTTGCCATGGCTGGTGGTGTGGTGCTTAGCATTGGAAATTTATGCACACAGTATGCTTTAGCTTTTGCTGGTTTATCTGTGACTGAAGTGATTACTGCTAGTATGACTGTTGTCGTAG GGACAACCTTGAATTACTTGTTAGATGACAAAATTAACAAGGCTGAGACTCTGTTCTCTGGTGTTGGTTGCTTCTTGATTGCAGTGTGTCTTGCTTCAGCTGTTCACTCATCCAATGCAGCTGATAATATCGCCAAGCTCAGCAGTTTGTCAA GAATAGAGGATCTGGAAAGTAGAAATGATACTGAAGAGAAGATGAAATTTGGAACGGCAGATTTTCTTGCAGAGCTTGAGAAAAAAAGAGCTATTAAG GTTTTTGGGAAGAACACTTTTGTTGGACTATATATAGCCTTGTTTGCTGGTGTTTGCTTCTCATTATTCTCACCAGCTTTTAACTTGGCAACAAATGATCAATGGCACACCTTGAATAAAGGGGCTGCTAAGTTGGTTGTCTACACTGCGTTTTTCTGGTTCTCACTTTCTTGTTTCGTACTTGCGATCATTCTCAACATTACCTTCCTTTATTGCCCAGTGTTGAATTTACCCAGATCATCAGTTAAGTCTTATCTGAAAGACTGGAATGGCAGAGGCTGGTCCTTTTTGGCTGGTCTCCTTTGTGGGCTTGGCAATGGTCTCCAATTCATGGCTGGTGAAGCTGCAGGTTATGCAGCAGCAGATGCAGTTCAG GCATTACCACTTGTTTCGACTTTTTGGGGCGTAGTTTTGTTTGGAGAGTACCAGAGATCATCAAGAAGAACATATGTATTACTGGCTAGCATGCTGTTAATGTTTGCTGTAGCTGTTGTGATCCTAATGGCATCAGCAGGGCATCGAAAAATGGACATAGTAACGTGTCCGGAAACTTTACAGAAAACAGATTCTTAA
- the LOC110624936 gene encoding ureide permease 1 isoform X1, protein MLKSIWVSAFMLQKQKMEFLGIPKLIDHPIEDIVYSGLKTYVVESKGGAITCMVLSLFFLGTWPAIFTLLERRGRLPQHIYLDYSITNLLAALFFALTFGQIGKNTPEKPSFITQISQLRENWVSVMFAMAGGVVLSIGNLCTQYALAFAGLSVTEVITASMTVVVGTTLNYLLDDKINKAETLFSGVGCFLIAVCLASAVHSSNAADNIAKLSSLSRIEDLESRNDTEEKMKFGTADFLAELEKKRAIKVFGKNTFVGLYIALFAGVCFSLFSPAFNLATNDQWHTLNKGAAKLVVYTAFFWFSLSCFVLAIILNITFLYCPVLNLPRSSVKSYLKDWNGRGWSFLAGLLCGLGNGLQFMAGEAAGYAAADAVQALPLVSTFWGVVLFGEYQRSSRRTYVLLASMLLMFAVAVVILMASAGHRKMDIVTCPETLQKTDS, encoded by the exons ATGCTAAAGAGCATCTGGGTTTCTGCATTTATGCTTCAGAAACAGAAAATG GAGTTTTTAGGAATCCCCAAATTGATTGATCATCCGATTGAGGACATTGTCTATAGTGGGTTGAAAACGTATGTGGTTGAGAGCAAAGGAGGAGCCATAACATGCATGGTGCTGTCTTTGTTCTTCTTAGGGACTTGGCCTGCTATTTTTACTCTGTTAGAAAGACGAGGTCGTCTTCCTCAGCATATTTACCTGGATTATTCGATTACAAATCTCTTGGCTGCTTTATTTTTTGCTTTAACTTTTGGTCAGATTGGGAAGAACACACCAGAGAAACCAAGTTTTATAACCCAAATTTCTCAGCTGAGA GAAAATTGGGTTTCAGTCATGTTTGCCATGGCTGGTGGTGTGGTGCTTAGCATTGGAAATTTATGCACACAGTATGCTTTAGCTTTTGCTGGTTTATCTGTGACTGAAGTGATTACTGCTAGTATGACTGTTGTCGTAG GGACAACCTTGAATTACTTGTTAGATGACAAAATTAACAAGGCTGAGACTCTGTTCTCTGGTGTTGGTTGCTTCTTGATTGCAGTGTGTCTTGCTTCAGCTGTTCACTCATCCAATGCAGCTGATAATATCGCCAAGCTCAGCAGTTTGTCAA GAATAGAGGATCTGGAAAGTAGAAATGATACTGAAGAGAAGATGAAATTTGGAACGGCAGATTTTCTTGCAGAGCTTGAGAAAAAAAGAGCTATTAAG GTTTTTGGGAAGAACACTTTTGTTGGACTATATATAGCCTTGTTTGCTGGTGTTTGCTTCTCATTATTCTCACCAGCTTTTAACTTGGCAACAAATGATCAATGGCACACCTTGAATAAAGGGGCTGCTAAGTTGGTTGTCTACACTGCGTTTTTCTGGTTCTCACTTTCTTGTTTCGTACTTGCGATCATTCTCAACATTACCTTCCTTTATTGCCCAGTGTTGAATTTACCCAGATCATCAGTTAAGTCTTATCTGAAAGACTGGAATGGCAGAGGCTGGTCCTTTTTGGCTGGTCTCCTTTGTGGGCTTGGCAATGGTCTCCAATTCATGGCTGGTGAAGCTGCAGGTTATGCAGCAGCAGATGCAGTTCAG GCATTACCACTTGTTTCGACTTTTTGGGGCGTAGTTTTGTTTGGAGAGTACCAGAGATCATCAAGAAGAACATATGTATTACTGGCTAGCATGCTGTTAATGTTTGCTGTAGCTGTTGTGATCCTAATGGCATCAGCAGGGCATCGAAAAATGGACATAGTAACGTGTCCGGAAACTTTACAGAAAACAGATTCTTAA
- the LOC110624917 gene encoding uncharacterized protein LOC110624917, with amino-acid sequence MDLWIVAATAGAGYVAKANYLKNSTSRISDSSLKTHSCELHSHSHPWNLLQQIRDRTCPLCRLASLSETSANFSVKRDYTTAARIKGELQLQTYENDRFFNLSNELLPEFVMQEVGFFQRLPIDWQLRGRLDGYVLKQQKLLECCHTAELCREPSRLEKCVCNSLPSAETYMEMELETQTQQLIPRKSKQHSEMGQTRLSRSRNLQGFSSDGMLFFFLGITLGMMSNSGDNRKEVDNLHELLQQTENLVHELHDELETKDQLTWKNIGSKANGDSSYITPNASSQTQESNKSAKFDSKELEDEKMKNSEAMSRIEAELEAELERLELNMKGSSLGSAYNFFQKDSNLEDFHLDKVNEQPYNLSESDNDLSGTSSAHTRAATGAVSPQDLSLRLHGVIQSRLRERITELEAALENTQKRLRAIAMESDRTIISSRDLYWKEKQSSAQIGMNFTDQVSDIDEAS; translated from the exons ATGGATTTATGGATAGTTGCAGCAACTGCTGGTGCAGGATATGTAGCTAAAGCAAATTACTTGAAAAATTCTACATCAAGAATATCAGATAGCTCATTGAAGACACATTCTTGTGAGCTTCACAGCCATTCTCATCCATGGAACTTGCTGCAGCAAATTCGTGACAGAACTTGCCCCTTATGCAGACTTGCCTCTCTTTCAGAAACATCTGCAAATTTTTCTGTAAAGAGAGATTACACAACAGCTGCAAGAATCAAAGGTGAACTGCAGTTGCAGACTTATGAGAATGATAGATTCTTCAACTTATCTAATGAATTATTGCCTGAATTTGTAATGCAAGAAGTGGGTTTTTTTCAAAGATTACCAATAGATTGGCAACTGAGGGGAAGACTTGATGGGTATGTCCTGAAACAACAAAAGCTTTTGGAGTGTTGTCATACTGCTGAATTGTGCAGGGAACCCAGCAGATTAGAGAAGTGTGTGTGTAATTCACTTCCATCAGCAGAAACTTACATGGAGATGGAATTAGAAACACAAACTCAACAGTTGATTCCAAGAAAATCGAAGCAACATAGTGAAATGGGACAGACTAGATTGAGCAGGTCAAGAAatcttcaag GGTTTTCCAGTGATGGtatgcttttcttcttcttgggAATAACTCTAGGCATGATGTCAAACAGTGGTGATAATAGAAAAGAAGTAGACAATTTACATGAACTGCTGCAGCAGACTGAGAACTTAGTTCATGAATTACACGACGAACTCGAAACAAAAGATCAGTTAACTTGGAAAAACATTGGTTCCAAGGCCAATGGAGATTCCTCATATATCACACCTAATGCATCTTCCCAAACCCAGGAATCAAATAAATCTGCAAAATTTGACAGCAAAGAACTAGAGGatgagaagatgaagaactctGAAGCAATGAGTAGAATTGAGGCAGAGCTTGAAGCTGAACTAGAGAGATTGGAACTAAACATGAAAGGATCTAGCTTGGGGAGTGCTTACAATTTCTTTCAG AAGGATTCTAACCTTGAAGATTTTCATTTAGACAAGGTGAATGAGCAACCCTACAATTTATCTGAATCAGATAATGACTTAAGTGGAACATCCTCTGCTCACACTCGAGCAGCAACTGGTGCTGTGTCCCCTCAGGATCTGAGCTTGCGTCTTCATGGTGTAATTCAATCAAGGCTCAGAGAACGCATAACAGAACTAGAGGCAGCACTGGAGAACACCCAGAAGAGGCTTCGTGCCATTGCCATGGAATCTGATAGAACCATAATCTCTTCAAGGGACTTGTATTGGAAAGAGAAACAATCATCTGCACAGATTGGCATGAATTTCACAGATCAAGTTAGTGACATTGATGAAGCTTCATAA
- the LOC110624920 gene encoding erlin-1, translating to MDPQHHTGTPPHARPPPPNGDFSPILTVFFIFIAVISLIIIPSSSSIQNSLSILHQVPEGHVGVYWRGGALLKTITDPGFHLKLPLLTQYEPVQVTLQTDQVRDIPCGTKGGVMINFEKIEVVNRLRKDYVYETLINYGVNYDNTWIYDKIHHEINQFCSSHSLQQVYIDVFDQIDEKMKEALQVDCTRYAPGIEIISVRVTKPTIPESIRRNFEQMEEERTKVLIAVERQKVVEKESETTKKMAISEAEKNANVSKILMEQKLMEKDSARRQQEIENQMYMAHEKSLADAAFYRVMKEAEANKLKLTPEFLELKFIEAIADNTKIFFGDKVPNMVLDQRLLGNFLQRFSGEMAKEGNLEEGPTGISEA from the exons ATGGATCCACAGCACCACACTGGAACACCACCACATGCTCGTCCGCCGCCCCCCAACGGCGACTTCTCTCCCATTCTCACCGTTTTCTTCATCTTCATCGCTGTCATCTCCCTG ATAATAATACCATCATCCTCGAGTATTCAGAATAGCCTATCCATCTTGCACCAAGTCCCAGAAGGTCATGTTGGGGTGTACTGGAGAGGAGGTGCCCTTctaaaaacaattacagatcCAG gTTTTCATCTAAAATTGCCTCTATTAACTCAGTATGAGCCTGTTCAAGTGACACTTCAGACAGATCAA GTGAGGGATATTCCATGTGGTACTAAAGGGGGTGTCATGATTAACTTTGAGAAGATAGAG GTTGTTAACCGGCTTCGTAAGGATTATGTATATGAGACACTGATCAACTATGGTGTGAACTATGACAACACATGGATATATGACAAGATTCATCATGAAATCAATCAGTTCTGCAGTTCTCACTCTCTCCAACAAGTCTACATTGATGTGTTTGACCAG ATTGATGAAAAGATGAAAGAAGCTCTTCAAGTTGATTGCACACGCTATGCTCCTGGAATTGAAATTATAAGTGTGCGTGTCACAAAGCCTACCATTCCAGAAAGCATAAGAAGGAATTTTGAGCAGATGGAAGAAGAGCGCACTAAG GTCTTGATTGCTGTTGAGAGGCAGAAAGTAGttgagaaagaatcagagacaACAAAGAAGATGGCTATAAGTGAAGCTGAGAAGAACGCCAATGTGAGCAAGATCCTAATGGAACAGAAATTGATGGAGAAGGACAGTGCAAGGAGGCAGCAAGAAATTGAGAATCAAATGTATATGGCTCATGAAAAGAGCCTGGCAGATGCTGCCTTTTACCG TGTGATGAAAGAAGCTGAAGCAAACAAGTTAAAGCTTACTCCTGAATTTCTTGAACTGAAATTTATTGAAGCTATAGCTGATAATACAAAAATTTTCTTTGGGGACAAG GTACCAAATATGGTACTTGACCAGAGGCTGCTAGGCAATTTCCTGCAAAGGTTTTCTGGTGAGATGGCTAAGGAGGGAAACTTGGAAGAGGGACCAACAGGGATATCAGAAGCTTAG
- the LOC110624949 gene encoding uncharacterized hydrolase YugF isoform X1: MFTLTATPALLMPRKFRTRERFSISAQNFPSFLPSEVENIKDPFARKLASRIERLPVSFSERCIMSSCVKPLVQSKTSPVVLLHGFDSSCLEWRYTFPLLEEAGMETWAVDILGWGFSDLERLPSCDVASKRDHLYQWDGHGVKFWRSHIRRPIILVGPSLGAAVAIDFAANHPEAVEKLVLIDASVYAEGTGDLAKLPRALAYAGVYLLKSVPLRLYVNLLAFNEISLSTSIDWMNVGRLHCLYPWWEDATVNFMVSGGYNVNAQIDKVKKRTLIIWGEDDQIISNKLAVRLHSELPNAIIRQIPECGHIPHVEKPNSVAKLIVEFAREACYEDAQTIPL; this comes from the exons ATGTTCACCCTTACAGCCACACCTGCATTGTTAATGCCTAGAAAATTCAGAACCCGAGAGCGTTTCTCTATTTCTGCGCAAAATTTTCCTTCGTTTCTGCCCagtgaagttgagaatattaaaGACCCTTTTGCTAGAAAGCTAGCTTCAAGAATCGAAAGGCTGCCT GTTAGCTTCTCAGAGAGATGTATCATGAGTAGTTGCGTCAAGCCTTTGGTGCAAAGCAAGACTAGTCCAGTGGTTCTGCTCCATGGTTTTGACAG CTCTTGTTTAGAATGGAGATATACATTTCCACTGCTTGAGGAGGCTGGCATGGAGACTTGGGCTGTTGACATTCTTGGTTGGGGTTTCTCTGATTTAG AAAGACTGCCATCATGTGATGTTGCATCTAAGCGTGATCACTTGTATCAG TGGGATGGTCATGGTGTCAAG TTTTGGAGGTCCCACATAAGGAGGCCCATCATCTTGGTTGGACCAAGCCTTGGTGCTGCTGTTGCAATTGATTTTGCTGCCAACCATCCAGAAGCT GTAGAGAAACTGGTTTTGATTGATGCAAGTGTGTATGCTGAAGGCACCGGAGACCTTGCAAAGTTACCTAGAGCATTAGCATATGCTGGG GTTTATTTATTGAAGAGTGTCCCGCTCCGTTTATATGTTAATTTGCTGGCCTTCAATGAAATATCATTGAGCACCAGCATTGACTGGATGAAT GTGGGACGCCTACATTGTTTATATCCTTGGTGGGAAGATGCAACTGTGAATTTTATGGTTAGTGGTGGTTATAATGTCAATGCTCAGATAGACAAG GTTAAGAAGAGGACACTTATAATTTGGGGTGAGGATGACCAAATTATCAGCAACAAACTAGCAGTG AGATTGCACTCTGAACTTCCAAATGCAATCATACGACAGATCCCGGAGTGTGGCCATATTCCCCATGTGGAAAAGCCCAATTCTGTTGCAAAATTGATTGTTGAATTTGCTAGAGAAGCTTGTTATGAAGATGCTCAAACTATTCCTCTGTAG
- the LOC110624949 gene encoding uncharacterized protein LOC110624949 isoform X4: protein MFTLTATPALLMPRKFRTRERFSISAQNFPSFLPSEVENIKDPFARKLASRIERLPVSFSERCIMSSCVKPLVQSKTSPVVLLHGFDSSCLEWRYTFPLLEEAGMETWAVDILGWGFSDLERLPSCDVASKRDHLYQWDGHGVKFWRSHIRRPIILVGPSLGAAVAIDFAANHPEAVEKLVLIDASVYAEGTGDLAKLPRALAYAGVYLLKSVPLRLYVNLLAFNEISLSTSIDWMNVGRLHCLYPWWEDATVNFMVSGGYNVNAQIDKYC from the exons ATGTTCACCCTTACAGCCACACCTGCATTGTTAATGCCTAGAAAATTCAGAACCCGAGAGCGTTTCTCTATTTCTGCGCAAAATTTTCCTTCGTTTCTGCCCagtgaagttgagaatattaaaGACCCTTTTGCTAGAAAGCTAGCTTCAAGAATCGAAAGGCTGCCT GTTAGCTTCTCAGAGAGATGTATCATGAGTAGTTGCGTCAAGCCTTTGGTGCAAAGCAAGACTAGTCCAGTGGTTCTGCTCCATGGTTTTGACAG CTCTTGTTTAGAATGGAGATATACATTTCCACTGCTTGAGGAGGCTGGCATGGAGACTTGGGCTGTTGACATTCTTGGTTGGGGTTTCTCTGATTTAG AAAGACTGCCATCATGTGATGTTGCATCTAAGCGTGATCACTTGTATCAG TGGGATGGTCATGGTGTCAAG TTTTGGAGGTCCCACATAAGGAGGCCCATCATCTTGGTTGGACCAAGCCTTGGTGCTGCTGTTGCAATTGATTTTGCTGCCAACCATCCAGAAGCT GTAGAGAAACTGGTTTTGATTGATGCAAGTGTGTATGCTGAAGGCACCGGAGACCTTGCAAAGTTACCTAGAGCATTAGCATATGCTGGG GTTTATTTATTGAAGAGTGTCCCGCTCCGTTTATATGTTAATTTGCTGGCCTTCAATGAAATATCATTGAGCACCAGCATTGACTGGATGAAT GTGGGACGCCTACATTGTTTATATCCTTGGTGGGAAGATGCAACTGTGAATTTTATGGTTAGTGGTGGTTATAATGTCAATGCTCAGATAGACAAG TATTGCTGA
- the LOC110624949 gene encoding uncharacterized hydrolase YugF isoform X2 has translation MFTLTATPALLMPRKFRTRERFSISAQNFPSFLPSEVENIKDPFARKLASRIERLPVSFSERCIMSSCVKPLVQSKTSPVVLLHGFDSSCLEWRYTFPLLEEAGMETWAVDILGWGFSDLERLPSCDVASKRDHLYQFWRSHIRRPIILVGPSLGAAVAIDFAANHPEAVEKLVLIDASVYAEGTGDLAKLPRALAYAGVYLLKSVPLRLYVNLLAFNEISLSTSIDWMNVGRLHCLYPWWEDATVNFMVSGGYNVNAQIDKVKKRTLIIWGEDDQIISNKLAVRLHSELPNAIIRQIPECGHIPHVEKPNSVAKLIVEFAREACYEDAQTIPL, from the exons ATGTTCACCCTTACAGCCACACCTGCATTGTTAATGCCTAGAAAATTCAGAACCCGAGAGCGTTTCTCTATTTCTGCGCAAAATTTTCCTTCGTTTCTGCCCagtgaagttgagaatattaaaGACCCTTTTGCTAGAAAGCTAGCTTCAAGAATCGAAAGGCTGCCT GTTAGCTTCTCAGAGAGATGTATCATGAGTAGTTGCGTCAAGCCTTTGGTGCAAAGCAAGACTAGTCCAGTGGTTCTGCTCCATGGTTTTGACAG CTCTTGTTTAGAATGGAGATATACATTTCCACTGCTTGAGGAGGCTGGCATGGAGACTTGGGCTGTTGACATTCTTGGTTGGGGTTTCTCTGATTTAG AAAGACTGCCATCATGTGATGTTGCATCTAAGCGTGATCACTTGTATCAG TTTTGGAGGTCCCACATAAGGAGGCCCATCATCTTGGTTGGACCAAGCCTTGGTGCTGCTGTTGCAATTGATTTTGCTGCCAACCATCCAGAAGCT GTAGAGAAACTGGTTTTGATTGATGCAAGTGTGTATGCTGAAGGCACCGGAGACCTTGCAAAGTTACCTAGAGCATTAGCATATGCTGGG GTTTATTTATTGAAGAGTGTCCCGCTCCGTTTATATGTTAATTTGCTGGCCTTCAATGAAATATCATTGAGCACCAGCATTGACTGGATGAAT GTGGGACGCCTACATTGTTTATATCCTTGGTGGGAAGATGCAACTGTGAATTTTATGGTTAGTGGTGGTTATAATGTCAATGCTCAGATAGACAAG GTTAAGAAGAGGACACTTATAATTTGGGGTGAGGATGACCAAATTATCAGCAACAAACTAGCAGTG AGATTGCACTCTGAACTTCCAAATGCAATCATACGACAGATCCCGGAGTGTGGCCATATTCCCCATGTGGAAAAGCCCAATTCTGTTGCAAAATTGATTGTTGAATTTGCTAGAGAAGCTTGTTATGAAGATGCTCAAACTATTCCTCTGTAG
- the LOC110624949 gene encoding uncharacterized hydrolase YugF isoform X3 → MSSCVKPLVQSKTSPVVLLHGFDSSCLEWRYTFPLLEEAGMETWAVDILGWGFSDLERLPSCDVASKRDHLYQWDGHGVKFWRSHIRRPIILVGPSLGAAVAIDFAANHPEAVEKLVLIDASVYAEGTGDLAKLPRALAYAGVYLLKSVPLRLYVNLLAFNEISLSTSIDWMNVGRLHCLYPWWEDATVNFMVSGGYNVNAQIDKVKKRTLIIWGEDDQIISNKLAVRLHSELPNAIIRQIPECGHIPHVEKPNSVAKLIVEFAREACYEDAQTIPL, encoded by the exons ATGAGTAGTTGCGTCAAGCCTTTGGTGCAAAGCAAGACTAGTCCAGTGGTTCTGCTCCATGGTTTTGACAG CTCTTGTTTAGAATGGAGATATACATTTCCACTGCTTGAGGAGGCTGGCATGGAGACTTGGGCTGTTGACATTCTTGGTTGGGGTTTCTCTGATTTAG AAAGACTGCCATCATGTGATGTTGCATCTAAGCGTGATCACTTGTATCAG TGGGATGGTCATGGTGTCAAG TTTTGGAGGTCCCACATAAGGAGGCCCATCATCTTGGTTGGACCAAGCCTTGGTGCTGCTGTTGCAATTGATTTTGCTGCCAACCATCCAGAAGCT GTAGAGAAACTGGTTTTGATTGATGCAAGTGTGTATGCTGAAGGCACCGGAGACCTTGCAAAGTTACCTAGAGCATTAGCATATGCTGGG GTTTATTTATTGAAGAGTGTCCCGCTCCGTTTATATGTTAATTTGCTGGCCTTCAATGAAATATCATTGAGCACCAGCATTGACTGGATGAAT GTGGGACGCCTACATTGTTTATATCCTTGGTGGGAAGATGCAACTGTGAATTTTATGGTTAGTGGTGGTTATAATGTCAATGCTCAGATAGACAAG GTTAAGAAGAGGACACTTATAATTTGGGGTGAGGATGACCAAATTATCAGCAACAAACTAGCAGTG AGATTGCACTCTGAACTTCCAAATGCAATCATACGACAGATCCCGGAGTGTGGCCATATTCCCCATGTGGAAAAGCCCAATTCTGTTGCAAAATTGATTGTTGAATTTGCTAGAGAAGCTTGTTATGAAGATGCTCAAACTATTCCTCTGTAG
- the LOC110624969 gene encoding PLASMODESMATA CALLOSE-BINDING PROTEIN 3: MAVLVYLVLLLALAGHSNGATYCLCKDGLSDAALQKSLDYACGAGADCTQILQSGACFQPNTVKDHCSYAVNSYYQKKGQAVGSCDFSGTATTSANPPSSVASGCVYPTSTTGTGTTTTPTTGTGTGTGTGTGTGTGTGTSGLTPTFGLGPTGSGTGIDNSGVAPIEVTSSMLLGLWFPVLLLVF, translated from the exons ATGGCTGTTTTAGTGTATTTGGTGCTTTTACTAGCACTTGCCGGCCATTCAA ATGGAGCTACTTACTGCTTGTGCAAGGATGGATTAAGTGATGCAGCACTGCAAAAATCCCTGGATTATGCATGTGGAGCTGGAGCTGACTGCACTCAAATTCTTCAAAGTGGTGCTTGTTTTCAACCCAACACTGTCAAAGATCATTGCAGCTATGCTGTTAACAGTTATTACCAGAAGAAAGGTCAAGCTGTTGGGAGCTGTGATTTTTCAGGAACTGCTACTACCAGTGCCAATCCTCCTTCAA GTGTAGCGTCTGGGTGTGTTTATCCTACAAG TACTACAGGGACAGGAACCACCACTACTCCAACCACAGGCACAGGAACTGGGACAGGCACTGGCACAGGCACTGGAACAGGCACAGGCACATCAGGGCTGACTCCAACTTTTGGGTTGGGCCCAACAGGAAGTGGCACTGGCATTGACAATTCTGGTGTGGCTCCCATTGAAGTCACTAGCAGCATGCTCTTGGGCCTCTGGTTTCCAGTCCTACTTTTGGTGTTTTGA